DNA from Oxyura jamaicensis isolate SHBP4307 breed ruddy duck chromosome 4, BPBGC_Ojam_1.0, whole genome shotgun sequence:
TGGTAGCCTCCGGAGGAGACGTCGATGTTGATCCTGCAGATCTCAATGTTGAAGGGGAAGGAGATGGTGACGTGGACGGGGGGTTTGATGAAGTACTCGCTGCGGAAGCCGCGGTTTCTCCTGGCGAGGTCTTCAGAGATCAGGTTCTCCACTTCGTAGCCGTCGGCAGAAATCTGCGTTTCAAGAGAAAAACGGGTTTCAGttgaagcaggaaaataaacaaggaatTATTTCCGCAAGGACTTATTCTTAAGACAACAAATCTAGAAGCCCTGGCTGTGGTTTCACGTGTAGCTGGGACGAGGGGAGATCCgccccctgcctcctcccaggcaCAATGTCCCGTCTCTGCACCCTCTGCCACCCGGCCAGTGGCTTGCAGAGCCGAAGTAACTTGCTGTGAGGGTGGAAATTCGTGTGTGGGTTGGGGTTTTGGCTGGGTGGGTGAATTAACTCGAGGCCTGGAGGGGTTGGGAGAGCAGCACGGCTGGGAGCAGGGCGCTGGGGAACCGGGAACCTTCCCTCTGTCAACAGCGGTGAAACGTCAGCTCCTCGTGCCCCGTCAGGACGCTCTCTGAATCTTACCTACCCCTTACTCAAAGGGGAGACTGACGCAGGGAGACACTGCTCAGAACGGGCTTTCGGCTAAAAACGAGGTGGCAGCTACGAGGTTCTGATGATGCCGAGCAAAAACTGGCGGATTGGTGCCTTCAGCCCAGAGCTGCATGTTCTCCTGGacaaggggggggggcggtAATCTTGCGGGGAAAAACTTATCTAGAGTCACAGCACGCGCACCTGTAGGCACATAACGTCGTCTCGTTATGAGATCCTGCTGAACGAGGGCACTTCCCCTCCGATAATCAGCCTGTGCCACGTTAGAGCACTCACGGAAGGCCACACGGTGTTCTGACGCTGACTAGCGGCGCTCGCGTTCATTAATCCAAGCACGGCAAGGGCAAACCAAGTTTTGAAGAGCAGCGCCGGCCCGCTGGGAAATCTCCCCGGCCTGATTCCTCCGAGCCTTCGGCTCCGCTCCGTGTCCACATGCGGACCCCGAGCAGGCAGCGGCTCCCGTGCTAAAATCCCTCTCTGAGCTGCGTACAGAAAGCCGGGAGTTTGGAGGAGCTGCCCTCGCCGTGCCTGCTCAGGAAAGCCCAGCCACGCTGTGCTAATTAGCCAGCCTGCTAATTAGCACAGATGAGCAGCAAACAAGGCTCCCCAGGCTCCAAGGCGCTTCCACCTAGCCCCTCCGCCCCCTCCACCAGCACATTTTTACCTTGTTGCAGTGAATTCTCGGCTTGAACTGGGGGAGACAGACGTTGATTACCATCTTGGCAGCTGCAGAGGGCTCACTTCCTGAGCATCAGATtcagctttcaagaaaaaaataaagaaaaagaaggtaaaaacaGGCGACCGCCAGCGAAAGGCTCTCGTGTTACAGCACGTGGGACCCGCACGGCGCGACCTTGGACCAAAATCTTCGCCTCCGTGCCCATTTGCTCCCCGTGTCCTGGGttcttctgctgcctgccccggggGGCAGCTGGGATGGAACGCAAGTATGAATAATCGTTAGTTAACAGCTCCGCGGGAGCTGAGGGCGTGAAATAGCTCTAAGGGAGGGCatctgcgcccccccccccgccggcgTTCAGTAACCCAAGCGGAGTGAGCAGCGACCGCCGGGACCCCCAGGGCAGGTGGAAGGGGTCCGCGTGGTCTGGGACGAGGAAGGCGGCACCCGAGGCACCGACGCACGCAGCGCGGGTGGTACGGGGCGGGCAGGAGGCGCAGAGCTGTGCCCCTGCACTCCGACCTCCTGCCTTGCCGGCCCCGAGGGGCTCCGGGGTTGCGCAGCGCTGTCTGCGGGGAGTTTTTCAGACGGCTTTCTGAACCGCCCTGACCCCTGGCgcctgcagctggtgggagTGAGACCCGAGGTTTAGCTGCGGATCTGCTGCTTTTGGGTTCGTTCCGACCCCGCTGCCTCGCAGGTTCCTTTAGCTCTGATGTGATGACACATCAGCCCTCGTTGTTCCTTTTCCTGGAACAACCCAAGATCCCCCTCAGCCCCATTTCTGATCACGGCACCTTCTTGTGCTACAGATCCCCCCTCCCGGCAGCGCTGCCCCACGGGCCGTAAGCCTTCGTGGCCGCCCAGGAAAGCTCCTTCCAAGCCCGAGCCCGTTCCTGAGGTTACGGCCTCCGCCCTTATCCCTCTCCAAGCCTTCCATCAGCTCTGGCAATCAGCTCTTCGAGGCAATTAGCAATTAGAGGGTGAGACCAGCAGCCTCCAGAGCTGGAGGCGCACCAGGACGTGCCACCCCGCGGGGACGCCACCccgagcagcagctccagcagcggGACCGGAGTCCCCTCTGCACAAAACTCACGCTTGGGGGTCGCAGCACCCCGATCCCCACGGCCAGCCTTCGTCCCACCGCTCCGCTCTCACCCCTCTGCCCCGTTTACgtgcagctcctgggggagAAGCCCCTCTAggagctccagccccagccaagCAGTGCTGGAAACGCTGAGGAGCTGCGCGTCCTCCCGACCCCCACGCCAGCACCGTGCCTAAAAGCCaccccaatttttttttttcttcccccagaaCCACAACAGCATCGACGCCGTCCCGCTCCCGGAGCAAAATCCACCCCCATTCGTTGCGggcagggaaaacaaagcaaccaCAGAGAGGAAACGGCTGTAAGAGCGGGTTTTATTCAGCACGGGAGCGTTTCTGAGGCTCGACGTCCCACAGCAGAGCGCGGGGCAGGTGCCCGtcggcggagcggagcgggcgGACGTGCCAAGGCAGCCTCAGCTGACGGAACGGCCTGCCAGAAACGAAACCAAAGCCCGGAGACCGTTTAAATCGGCAGAGATGCAGCGGGCGGTGCTAAGCGGCCCCGCCGAGCAGCGCCGGGTCGAACACTTTGTAGTGCAGGTAGCTGAGCTTCTCCGAGCGCGTGCGCTTGAGCAGGGGGAACCACTCCCAGAAGGGAAGCTCGACCACCACGTAGCCCAGGTGCCGCAGCTGCCGCCTCTTCAGGCGGTGCAGCCCCAGGAGCCGCTTGGACAGGTAGCAGTAGTGGTTTCGGTTGGACACCTGGATCGCCAGCTTCACCCCCCGAGGCTGCGGGGGCAGCACAGGAGGACGGGGGGCTTGGAGGGGGCCCCCTAGTTCGGGTGAAACACGCAACGAGGTGCCTGCGGTAACAGATGTGCCTGAAAACCAAGAGTGGGGAGCTCGTTCTCCTCCCACCTGCTCCCAGCCAGGAGCCGTGGCTGCATTTTCCGCTTCCAAACGAGCCTGGCCGCCCGACTGCCCCTTCAGGAGCTGAGCCATCAGGTCGTCCGTCAGGCTAACCCCGAGGTCTTTCAGCGTCTTCCCCGCGGCGTCCTTGAAATTGAAAGGGACGGGGCGCCCATCCGTGGCTAAATGCACCTCCAGGTCGCTCGAGCGGGTGTGAGGCAGGATCATGTGGCTCTTCATGTACTCGGGGCCGCCCAGCACGCTCTGGAGAAGGGTGGCGGCTTCCACGATCTCGGGCCTGACGTAGATTTCCTGCTCGGCGAAAGCCAAAACCATCTCGGTCATCTCTTGGTAGAGCTGAGGGGCGAGGCGGCTGCCTCGGTAGCCCGGGCACTCGATTTCCACGCTCTTGCCGAGGGTGAACAGGTCCTTGAGGAGCTCGTATTTACTCGCTCTCGTCTTCCGGACGAATTCGTCCCTCAGAGCATAATCAATGAGCTGCTCCGGGAAGCGTCTGACGAACGCCAGGCCGAGCAGGCCGGTGAGGAGGTGCTCGGGGAACCTGTCGAACTCGTGCAGCTTCCTGCCCATGTGCTCGATCAGGCTGGAGTAAAACTCCTCCTCGTTCGGGGGCTCGTAGTCCAGGCACCCGAAGGACCACAGGAACTTGGCGACGTCCTTGCTGCGGCAGTACGACACCTTGGAAGGCAGGGCCGAGGCCACGGCGGCCAGCACGCCCTCGTCGTAGTagtgcagggaggagcaggtgAGGGTGATGTGCATGATGCCCTGGATGTTTGTGGCCGGGATTCGGGGGGGAATaaccctccccagctccctgaggAGGGGCAGGTGGTCCAGGCGAGCGGAGCGCAGCATTTTGAGCACGTTGACCAAGGCGTAGGTGCTCATCTCCTCCATCTGCAGCGAGACCCTGTCGGCGATCCTCCTCATGAGGCGGTCGGAGACGGCGCTGAGGGACTTGAAGAGCCCCAGGCAAACGGCTCCCACCTCCTCCAGGGTGCAGGAGTCCAGGTGCTTCCAAAGAACGCCCTCCAGCTTCTGCACCAGGTCCGGGGGGGATTTCCGCCCTTCGCCGATGATGTAGAGGAGCTGGACGAGCTGGGGCAGGCCGAGGTCCTTGCAGCTCCTGGCGGCGTAGCTGAAGAGGATGCCGAGGTAGGAGGGCACGGCGCGCTCCAGGCAGCGCCAGCAGtcggccaccagcagcagctgctccaggctcATGGCCCAGGCGCGGCGGCAGAAGTCGCGCTCGCAGGCGTCCAGCACGGGGTGAGCGGGAGGGACGCGCAGACGGACGCAAGCCTTCAAAACCTCGACGAGCTCCGGCGTGCTGAAATCCTGCATCCGGTCGACGGCGCGGCAGCACAGGGCGTTGAAGCCGGGCTCGGACACCAGCGCGGGGCGGCGCTCCTCGGGCAGGCGGCTCAGCTTGTGGAAACACTCCGCGATAGCCCccgggctctggctgcccctctgGGCGCTCACGGCGCGCAGAACCGCCTCGCCTTCTTCCCAAGGGAGGGTCTCCAGCGGCTCGAACCTGTCGTAGCTGAGGGCTTTGTACTCAGGCCGCCCCCGCTGGAACAGGCGCGGGTCCTCCTTGGAGTCGTGCAGCTCGCTTTGCTCCCGCTCCGCCTCCTGCTTGGCTCGCGTCGGGGCGTTGTGCCTGCGGGGGGGCTTGACCAGGGCATTTCTGGTGGGCGGCAGAACTTGGAcggaggcagcagggagcccaCGAGGCTCCTGAGCAGCGTCAGGGCTGGTGGGAGCGTCACCGAGAGGCCGCCcggagctcccagccctgctcctggcgTAGGCGGCGGGGTTGTACGGCACCCTGTAGCCCGGCGGGGTCAGCAGCTGGATGGTGGCAGCGGCTTTGCTCCTGGCGCCGGCGATTTTGgggttctcctcctccttcgGCGGGCTCTCGCCGCCTCCGCCCTCGGCCTTGCACGGGGCTGAAGTCAGAAGCGCGGCGGTCACCCTGCTCAGCCTCGGGAAGCGGCGGCGTACGAGCGCCGTGGCCATGGCTCGCAGCTTGAGCGGGCTCTGAGCTGCCTCCGGGTACTGCAAAAAGGGCAGACGGAGAATGAGCGGCTTCCGCCGGGCACGGAGCGCTTGCCATCTAATTCCTTCACGCCACCCGGAGTGCGGTGACTCCAGCTCTTCCCCCCCGCGAGGCCGTGGGGCTGTGGGAACACCCACGGCGCTGCCCCGCCGTTGGCGCAGCGGCACCCGGAGGCTGGGAGGCTCCGAAAGCTGCCCACGGAGGGGCGGCCCGCGGGGTGGAGGCAGCAGGGGGGCGAAACGCGGAGCAAAGGAGGCAAGAACTAGGAGAAAAGCTGCACCCTCCACGCACGGGAGCCAGATGTGGGGAACTGAAAGCCTGGAAAggcctccccagctcctgcctaaGCCAGCCGCAGCCGAAAAGGGTGAGGATGAGACATCTGTCAGGAGCTGAGCTCCGCGCTGCCAGCCCGCTCCGGCTGCCAGAGGAGCCTGTTTGCCACGAGTCAGATGCTGAGcgttaaaaaaattaaaaatcaacaacaaaagccCCGGGTCAGCGCTCTGCACTGCACGCCCTCGTCTCACCGCGTGCGGCCAGCCCCGGGACGCGTTACACCCGGCAGtgccagcctcctcctcctcctcctcctcctcctcctcctcctcgccgctGCTCCCACGGCACGCAGGACATTGGGAACGGGGGAAGCGGAGCCCGGCAGAGACACAGCAACACCACAACCTGCGAAATCCTGTGTTTGGGGGGAATAAACCCTGCATGGAGACctctctgcaggctgctccCTCGCCGGGTGGCTTTACCTCTGCCTCAACGTGGCTGCGTTTGTCTGAGGACAACATCCCGGCGGGAattgggaagggaaaagaagggtgggaagggctgggagcgcctgaagagcagcaggggTGAGAGGCACCGGGCACGCGCTCCTGCTGAGGACTTCTCGGCTTCTTCCCTCCTGGCTCGGCCAAAACGGGGCACGGGGCTGGTGTTTTTAGGATGGCTGCTAAATAACCAGCAGGTACCGGGAGACGCTCAGCGGGCACTCACCGTGCTGAGCACCTCCAGGCGAGGCAGCTCCCGGGtgctctgccccccccccccccccgcagcctgCTTTATGGCTGCAAAAGAGCTCTGGATTTCAAAGCCGTCCCCGTTCAGCGCATATCAATGCCTGATTACGTTTAATTTCCATCCCTGCTGGCTATCACggccagctggagctgcccgCAGGCAGCACGACGCCTGGAGCCCTGCGCAGGCTGCGATCGcctggctggggaaggagatcCTGAGCCCTCCAGCACCACCGGCTCCCCGAGCCGCTCGTGGGGGGGCCGCAGGACTCATCTTGCACGAGAGGGGGTTTATCTGACCAGGGATTTCCGCTCTGGCTCAGTGCTGCACGCCCTCTGGTCATTTTGCTGTCACTGAGGGGCAGGCAAGCAGCACCCAGAGACACGCCACGTCTTTAAGACACGTCCCGTTTGCCGCTGGGAGCTGATCTGAGCCTACCTGCGGCACTCAGCGCTCCGCTGCCACCCAAAACACCCCTcgcagcacccacagccctgctTCAAGGGCAGGGAATCAACGTCCCGGTGCCTGCACGCCGCGGGCGAGCATCGCCCGCTGCTTGGAGCCCATCCACGCAGCTCGGCGTTAAGCTCCGTGAAGCCTTTGGGAAGATATTCGGTaaggaaaatattcctttcctctcctgccctgctgcaagAGCACGCAGAGAGCACGGCGGGATGAGGCTGGCAGGGTCATCAGACTCCCAGCACCTTATAAAAAACGGGTGAGGTCCCTTTGCCCGTGGCTTTCACCCACCTTCACCCCGAGATCGTGATCTTTTGAGTTCCTACAGcgctcctcctccagcccagcccaccTCTCCCATCTGTTTCCCTGCCGCCTGCAGTGAGCGGCCTCCCTTCCTCCTAATGCCGCGCTCCTCTTGGTTACACGTGGCCGGGCTCCTTCCCACCTCCGGGCAGACCTCGCTAAAAAAAGATTCCCTTATCACGGAATAATGAAAGGCGGGAGAGACCTCCGGGATCACCTGGCCCAACCCTGCCACCGCTGTCACCCACCGAACCACGTCCCCAAGCACCGCGTCCAACCCTTCCTTGaccacccccagggacggtgacgccaccgCCTCCCTGTCACCCCGTCCCCACACCCGACCGCTCtgtctgagcagaaatgtctcctcatttcccacCTGAACCTCCCCGGGCACACCTCGAGGCCGTTCCCTCTCGaggccgcccccagccccccacaGCTCCCTGTCAGGCAGAGAGCAACGAGGCTTCCTCCGAGCCTTCTCCGAGCCTCCCCCGggcctcccctcctcccctgcacccctccccccccgctcACCGGGcccggcgctgccgccgccgccgccgccgccggctccggccctgccgcccgccgccgctTCCGGGTGCCCGCTGGTGACGCACTTCCGGCCTACGGGAGCCGAGcgggaaagggggggggggagattgAAGCGAGGCCGGTAGGGGGCGAGCGGGCAGCGTCACGTGGGGTGAGGCGGGAAGGGGGGATCACGTGGTAGGGTCCTGCGGGGCCTCAGGggggcgccgccatcttggggcGTCTTGAGGTGATGGAGTGACAAAAgcacaaaatcacaaaaaaatcacaaaaaatcacaaaaaaatcacaaaaaaatcacaaaaaatcacagaatcacagcaggACACCCCGAGTTCAAAGAATCGGAAAATTATTAAGGGTGGAAAAGCCCTACCacatcatctggtccaaccacccccctaccaccaaacCACGTCCCCAAGCACCGCGTCCAACCCTTCCCcgagcacccccagggacggtgacgccaccacctccctgtcACCCCGTCCCCACACCTGATCACTTTCTGataagaaatgtctcctcatttctcacctgaacctctcctggcacaacctgaggccattccctctcaTCCCAtcacctgtgagaagaggccgacccccacCTTTAgcctcagaatcacagaatcaccaaatctaggttggaagggacctcccagatcaccgagtccaacctctggcctaacactaacaagccctccactaaaccgtatccctaagctctacatcgAAACATCCCTCCTTTATGGGTAACTGTAGAGTGAATGCTTGCGCAGCCCTTGTACCCTGGGGAATAAGGGCTGGGGATGGCCGTGCCCAGCAGCATCGCCTCCGTCAGCTTGCAGAGATGGACGTGGAGGTGTGCactgctcctctctgctccctgcagcctttcCCTCCGGCTCCGTGATGccaggctgctctccatccTCTGGGCCAGGAGTTGCCAGGAGGTATCGGTGCTTTCACCATGCTCCCATTAAGGCTGCAAGGAAGCTGTGAACCAGCACATGTATGGCAGTGCT
Protein-coding regions in this window:
- the FASTKD5 gene encoding FAST kinase domain-containing protein 5, mitochondrial: MLSSDKRSHVEAEYPEAAQSPLKLRAMATALVRRRFPRLSRVTAALLTSAPCKAEGGGGESPPKEEENPKIAGARSKAAATIQLLTPPGYRVPYNPAAYARSRAGSSGRPLGDAPTSPDAAQEPRGLPAASVQVLPPTRNALVKPPRRHNAPTRAKQEAEREQSELHDSKEDPRLFQRGRPEYKALSYDRFEPLETLPWEEGEAVLRAVSAQRGSQSPGAIAECFHKLSRLPEERRPALVSEPGFNALCCRAVDRMQDFSTPELVEVLKACVRLRVPPAHPVLDACERDFCRRAWAMSLEQLLLVADCWRCLERAVPSYLGILFSYAARSCKDLGLPQLVQLLYIIGEGRKSPPDLVQKLEGVLWKHLDSCTLEEVGAVCLGLFKSLSAVSDRLMRRIADRVSLQMEEMSTYALVNVLKMLRSARLDHLPLLRELGRVIPPRIPATNIQGIMHITLTCSSLHYYDEGVLAAVASALPSKVSYCRSKDVAKFLWSFGCLDYEPPNEEEFYSSLIEHMGRKLHEFDRFPEHLLTGLLGLAFVRRFPEQLIDYALRDEFVRKTRASKYELLKDLFTLGKSVEIECPGYRGSRLAPQLYQEMTEMVLAFAEQEIYVRPEIVEAATLLQSVLGGPEYMKSHMILPHTRSSDLEVHLATDGRPVPFNFKDAAGKTLKDLGVSLTDDLMAQLLKGQSGGQARLEAENAATAPGWEQVGGERAPHSWFSGTSVTAGTSLRVSPELGGPLQAPRPPVLPPQPRGVKLAIQVSNRNHYCYLSKRLLGLHRLKRRQLRHLGYVVVELPFWEWFPLLKRTRSEKLSYLHYKVFDPALLGGAA